AGGGGTAATAATATAAACTGACAGGAGAAACGAGAAGATAATAATCCCCAGACTTAAAAATAAGTCATACTTGTTACTCTGCTGCAAATATTGCTGACGTTGCTGACTATTAAAACAAAACTCTGCCAACAAAGTTAAAAATAAAGAGAAGGAGACAAATAAGGCATAAACACTACTATTTGCTAACAATCCGAGAAAAGTTGCTAAATAAAAGTAGGTCTTTTTTCGAGAAGGGAACGCCGCACAAAAGGCAAAGATAAATAATAAACTAAAGGCATAATTTCGAGAAATTACCAAATATTCATAAAAAGGGAAATAGCCGAAGGTGAAGAGAATTTTTTGCTTCTGGCTAAAGGGACTATATAAACAGAAAAGAGTGACGGCAATAATCGCGATCGCCAGGTGAAACATTTGCATGACAAGGGGAGTATCCGCAAGTTGTCGCAGAAATGCCAGAGAAAAATACCACAGTACCGGATGTCCTTCATAGCGGATATTGGCAACTAACTCTGTAAAAGATGTACTGTCTCTGACAATTAGCCAGGGATTAAGTTCATCGCGCCACATGGCATGATTGAGAATACCAATGAAACCAAGACAGGAAAAAACAATGATAATCAACCAAGGAGAATGGAAAAATCCTCTGGGAAGTCGATTGGTGATTTTTGAGGCTAGCATGATTGGGGAAAGAAGTTAGGGAAGTAGGAAAAGGTATCTCACCAAGTTTCTAGGAAAAGAGAATGAGCAATGAATTTAAGAACAATGACTGTATTATTTTAGGGAAAAATGTGTGAGTTTGAGACTAAAAACAAAAATTAATTCTGTCTGACTAATTTTTTTGGAGTCATGAATTCATGCAAAAAACGTGGCGAAAAAAGACTTGTTCCAAGACTCTGGCTTTGAATACAGGTAGGGAAGCTCTGCTTCCTGATTCGAGGCAGAGCCTCGCTTAATGGGTTCCTACGCAGAGCGTGGGAACGAGTTAAATACTGAGTGGAATGTAGCAAAGTATCTCGGAGATTCCATAACCTATGGAACGCTTTTGATTTTTTCTGTCAACCAATTAGCAAAATTGGAATGGTATAAGCTGTAGCGGGTTTCTCCATTAACTTTTTGTTGTTGTAAAAACTCAAACCAATTTTCTAGCACTTCCTCAACATCGTACTCATCTTCGTTAATTATTTGCGCGATCGCGCTCACACTCCAACCCGTTAACATCTTCTCTTTCTGGGTAGATGTGAGAACCTGCAAGATTTTCACGGCGATATCTGAGAAATTGTCAGCTTGCATTTTCTGCCAATGGTGGTTAAAAGCTTGCTCATCGTCCCAGTTTTTTAAGTCATATTCGGATAAATCGAGAATTTGGGATGGTGCTTCGATGAGTAAACCAGATTTTTCGGTTTGGAAGGGACGACGGGTGAGGAGAAAATAAATTCCTTGGGGTAGGTAGCGGGGTAGGTAGAAGAGGTTAGTTCCCAGGGGTTGGTTATCGGGGTTGACTGCATCAATCCCATCGATCGTAATGATGAGTTTGTGGTTGGGTGGGAGTTTGTCGCTGGTTTGTTGTAGTAATAAGGACAAAAATCCACTTCCCTCTGTTGTGTTATCGAAAAGAACCCCCCTCTGTCCCCCCGTGTACGAGGGGAAGTTAGAATCTTGCTTTCTGTGTTCCTCTATATCTGCTAGGAAGTTAGAATCTTGCTCCCTCCTCGCTAGCGGGGAGGGTTGGGGTGGGGTCATTAATTGACTGCAAACATATTTAAAAAATTCCTCAGCAGTGTTTTTGTTGGGGATTTGCGCGTTGTAATAAATAGGTTGAATGTGGGGTTGGGGATTGGTGGTGACGAATTGAGCAAGGATGGCACTTTTACCGCTACCAGGAGAACCAACAATGGTGAAGTAACCGCGATCGCGCTTGTGTAAAAAATCATTAATTG
The Calothrix sp. 336/3 DNA segment above includes these coding regions:
- a CDS encoding AAA family ATPase — its product is MNTPPQLDSQFQKILHEKSQNFTNCEFIFAAINDFLHKRDRGYFTIVGSPGSGKSAILAQFVTTNPQPHIQPIYYNAQIPNKNTAEEFFKYVCSQLMTPPQPSPLARREQDSNFLADIEEHRKQDSNFPSYTGGQRGVLFDNTTEGSGFLSLLLQQTSDKLPPNHKLIITIDGIDAVNPDNQPLGTNLFYLPRYLPQGIYFLLTRRPFQTEKSGLLIEAPSQILDLSEYDLKNWDDEQAFNHHWQKMQADNFSDIAVKILQVLTSTQKEKMLTGWSVSAIAQIINEDEYDVEEVLENWFEFLQQQKVNGETRYSLYHSNFANWLTEKIKSVP